Sequence from the Candidatus Accumulibacter similis genome:
CCGCGCATCAGCTGGCGGTTTTCCCAGTCGATCCGCAGGAGCACGGCAAGCGCCACGCAGTTGGCCAGGATGCCTGAGCCACCGAAGCTCATCAGTGGCAGGGTAAGACCCTTGGTCGGCAGCACACCCATGTTGACACCCATGTTGATGAAGGACTGCACTCCCAGCCAGACACCGACCCCCTGCGCCACCAGCGCCGAATAGTATCGCTCGAGCGCCACCGCCTGGCGGCCAATGGCAAAGGCGCGCTGGATCAGCAGGCCGAAGAGCAGGATGACGACCAGCACGCCGACAAAGCCCAGTTCCTCGGCGATCACCGCCAGCAGGAAGTCGGTATGCGCCTCTGGCAGGTAGAACAGCTTCTCGACGCTCGCACCGAGCCCGACGCCGAACAGTTCGCCGCGACCGAAGGCGATCAGGGCGTGCGACAACTGGTAGCCGCGGCCGAAAGCGTCGGCCCACGGATCCATGAAGCCGAAGATGCGGTCACGGCGATACGGAGAGATGATGATCAGGGCGGCAAAGGCTACCGCCAGGACGACGATCAGGATGACGAAGAGGCGCGCCCGCATGCCGCCGAGGAAGAGGATCGCCATGGCGATCGAGATGATGACGACGAAGGCGCCGAAGTCCGGCTCCTTGAGAAGCAGCACACCGACCGCGACCATGGCGCTCGCCAGAGGCAGAAACGCCTTCTTCAGATCATGCATGTACGGCATCTTGCGCGCCGTGTAGTCGGCGGCGTAGAGAACGGCGAACAGCTTCATCAGTTCGGAAGGCTGCAGGTTGACCACCCCGAGTGACAGCCAGCGGCGTGCACCGTTCACTTCGCGGCCGATGCCGGGAATCAGCACCAGTGCCAGCAATGCGAAGCCGATGACGAAGAGCCACGGTGACCAGCGCTGCCAGGTCGCCATCGAGACCTGGAAAGCCATCCCGGCTGCGACCAGGGCCATGATCAGAAAGACGCCATGGCGGATGAGGAAGTAGCTTGACTGGTTGCCGGTCTGGCGGGCGGCCTCGGCGGTCGCCATCGACGCCGAGTAGACCATGACCATGCCGATCACCAGCAGGACGAGCGTGCTCCAGAGGAGCGCCAGGTCGATTTCCGATGGCAGACGGCGCGGTTGATCCAGGGTACGCAACATCAGGCAGCCTCCCTTTCGATGCCGCGCACGGCATCCACGAACACGCTCGCGCGGTGGGCGTAGTCACGATACATGTCCATGCTGGCGCAGGCGGGCGAGAGGAGCACCGCATCGCCGGCTTGCGCCTGGCTGGCACACCAGTGCACCGCCTCCGCCATGTCGGCACAGTGGCGCACCGGTAACTGACAGCCGTGCAGGATCGCGGCGATGGCTCCGGCGTCGCGCCCGATCAGCGCCACGGCACGGGCATGCCGGATGATGACCGGGCGCAGCGGGCTGAAGTCCTGCCCCTTGCCGTCGCCACCGAGAATGATCGCCACCGGACGACCGAGCCCCTCGACGGCCGCCAGGGTCGCACCGACGTTGGTACCCTTGGAATCGTCGTAGTAGCCGACACCCCTGATCTCGGCAACCCACTCGAGACGGTGGGCGAGGCCGCTGAAAGCGGCCAGCGCCGGCAGCGGCTGACGCGGATCAATGCCGATCGCCTCGCACAGCGCCAGCGCCGCCATCGCGTTGGCGACGTTGTGCCTGCCCACAAGCCGCAGGTCGGTGGTGGCGATCAGCCGCTCGCTGCCGCGCACGATCCAGCCCTCCTCGACACCATAGTCGGTGGAGCCGGGCGGCGGGCCGAAGCCGAAGGTGACGGCAGTTCGCCCCGGTGGCAGGGCTGCCAGGCTCAGCGGATCGTCGCGATTGAGCACCGCCGTGGCGCGTCCCAGAAGGATGCGCGCCTTGCTCGCAGCGTAGCGCGCCATGCTGCCGCCGTAGCGGTCGAGATGGTCCTCGCTGACGTTGAGCACGGTGGCTGCGTCGGCCTCGAGAGAGTACGTCGTTTCGAGCTGAAAGCTCGAAAGCTCGAGAACCCAGGTATCCGGCAGCCGCCCACGGTCGACGCCTGCGAGCAGCGCCGTCAGCGCCGCCGGGCCGATGTTGCCGGCAACCGCGGTGTCGCGTCCGGCGGCACGACAAAGGGCACCGGTGAGCGCGGTGGTCGTGGTCTTGCCGTTGCTGCCGGTGATCGCGATCAAACGCGCCTGCGGGCTGAGCCGGCGGAGGCCACGGACGAAGAGTTCGATCTCCGAAACCACCGGCACGCCGCGCGCCATCGCTTCGGCGATCAGCGGCTCGGCCACGGGAACGCCGGGCGAGAGTGCAATCAACTCGATGCCGGCAAGCGTCTCGCGCTGCAGCGGGCCGGCGAACAACTCGGCTTCGGGCAGCATCGCGCGCAGCAGATCCACCTGCGGCGGTGCCTGACGGGTGTCCGCGACACGCAGGCGTGCGCCTTCGCGCGCCAGCCACCTGACCATCGCCAGACCGCTCTCACCGAGACCGACGACCAGTGTCGGCTTGCCCCGCAGTTCCATCTTCAGTGCCGCCTCAACGGAGTTTCAGGGTGGACAGACCGACCAGCACCAGCATGATGGTGATGATCCAGAAACGCACGACAACCTGCGTTTCCTTCCAGCCGCCAAGCTCGAAGTGATGGTGCAGCGGTGCCATGCGGAAGATGCGGCGGCCGCCGGTCATTCTGTAGAACAGCACCTGCGCCGCAACCGACAGGGTTTCGGCAACGAAGACACCGCCCATGATCGCCAGGACGATTTCCTGGCGAACGATGATCGCGACCGTACCGAGCGCCGCGCCGAGCGCCAGCGCACCGACGTCACCCATGAAGACCTCGGCCGGATAGGCATTGAACCAGAGAAAACCGAGTCCTGCCCCGGCCATCGCGCCGAGCACGATCGCCAGCTCACCGGCGCCCGGGACATAGGGCAGGAGCAGATAGCGGGCATAGACTGCATTACCGGCAACATAGGCAAAGATCGCCAGCGCGGCGGCGATCATCACCGTCGGCATGATCGCCAGACCGTCGAGACCGTCAGTCAGGTTGACGGCATTGCTGGTGCCGACGACGACGAGATAACTGAGCACGACAAAACCGATCAACCCGAGCGGATAGGCGACGGTCTTGAAGAAGGGAACGATGAGCTCGAGTTGCGCCGGCCCGCTCGCCGTCAGGCCGAGGTACAGGGCGACCATCAGCCCGAGCGCCGACTGCCAGAAGTATTTCCAGCGTGCCGCCAGGCCGCGCGGATTGCGGTGGACCACCTTCTGCCAGTCATCGTACCAGCCGATCCCTCCAAAGCCGACGGTAACGATCAGCACCACCCAGACGTAGCGGTTGCCGAGATCACCCCAGAGCAGTGTCGTGATGATGATCGCGATCAGGATCAGGGCGCCACCCATGGTCGGCGTCCCGGACTTCATCAGGTGGGTCTGCGGACCGTCGTTGCGTACCGCCTGACCGATCTTCTTCGCTGCCAGCCAGCGAATTAGTCGCGGACCGGCAATGAAGGAGATGATCAGGGCGGTCATCGCCGCCAGGACCGTGCGCAGGGTGATGTAGCCGAAGACGTTGAAGGCCCGCACGTCCTGGGCCAGCCACTGGGACAGCCAGAGCAGCATCAGGCGTCCTCCCCGGCCGGCGCACAGAGGGCTTCGACGACGCGTTCCATGCGCATGAAGCGCGAGCCCTTGACGAGAACCGTGCTGTCGGGCCCCAACTCGCTGCGCAGGACGTCGATGAGCTGCGCGACATGGGTGAAGTGTTCGCCACCGGCACCGAAGTTGTGTGCAGCGAGGGCGCTTGCCTCACCCAGGGCCAGCAGGCGGTCGATCCCCTGGCTCTTGGCATAGCCACCGATCTCGTCATGAAACTGCCCGCTCATCTCGCCGATCTCACCCATGTCGCCAAGCACGAGGATCTTCCTGCCGACGGTCGCGGCGAGAACATCGATGCCGGCGCGCACCGAGTCGGGGTTGGCGTTGTAGCTGTCGTCGAGCAATTGTGCACCGTGCATCGCCTGGCGCAGTTGCAACCGCCCCTTGAGACCGCGAAAGCTGTTCAGGCCGGCCTGCACGGTTGCCAGCGGGATCCCGGCAGCGACGGCGGCAGCGGCCGCGGCGAGCGCGTTGCGTGCGTTGTGCCGGCCGGGCAACGAGAGCACAACCTCGGCCTCGTCGCCACCGCAGCGCAGAAGCAGGCGATTCTCGAGGCCGTGCAGCGCCACCCTGCCACTGACGTCGGCTGCCTGCGTGAAGCCGAATCTCATCCGCCGCAGGCCCTGGCTCTGCTGCCGCCAGAGATCGACCCATGGATCGTCGGCGCAGAACACGGCGACGCCGTTCTCGTCCAGACCGGAGTAGATGCTGCCCTTCTCGCGGGCGATCGCTTCGACCGATCCCATGCCGGCGAGGTGAGCCCTCTGCGCGTTGGTCACGACGGCCACGTCAGGACGGGCGATGCCCGACAGGTAGGCGATCTCGCCCGGGTGATTCATCCCCATCTCGATGATCGCCGCGCGATGGTCGGCACGCAGGCGCAACAGCGTCAGCGGCAGGCCGATGTCGTTGTTGTAGTTGCCCTGAGTCGACAGGACGGTGTCGCCGTAGGCCGCCCGCAGGATGCTGGCGATCATTTCCTTGGTCGTCGTCTTGCCGTTGCTGCCGGTGACGGCGATCATCGGCAACGTGAACCGGCTGCGCCAGTCCGCCGCCAGGGCGCCCAGCGACAGCCTGGTTTCGGCCACGACGACCAGCGGCAGCCCGGTTGACCGCAACCTGTCAACGGTGTCGCTGGCAACCACTGCCGCGGCTGCGCCGCGCGCCTGGGCTGCCGCGACGTAATGGTGCCCATCGAAATGCTGGCCGCGCAGGGCGACGAAGAGCTCACCGGGAGCGATGGTGCGACTGTCGGTCGACACGCCGCCGAAGCCGCAGTTGTCGCCGACGACGGCAGCGGCAGTCGCCCGCGCCGCCGCCAGCAAATCCATCATGGCAGTCATTGCCGCAACTCCTGGCGGGCAAGCAGCGCCGCACGCGCTTGCGCGGCGTCCGAGAACGGCCGCCGCACGCCGCCGATCTCCTGGTACGGCTCGTGCCCCTTGCCCGCGATCAGCACCACTTCCGCCGGATGCGCCGAGAGAATCGTGCGCCGGATCGCTTCACCGCGATCGGCGATGATCTCGGCCGCCGGCGCAGCGACCTGAATCTGATCGAGGATGACCTGCGGATCCTCGCTGCGCGGATTGTCGCTGGTCAGGACGACGCGATCGGCACAGCGACTGGCGACCTCACCCATCAGCGGCCGCTTGCCGGGATCGCGATCGCCACCGCAACCGAAAACTGCCGTCAGCCCGGCGCCACGCGCGCTGGCCACCGGCCGCAGCGCGCGCAACGCGTTCTCGAGGGCATCCGGCGTATGTGCATAGTCGACCACGACCAGTGGCTGCGCGTCGCCACCCACCTTCTCGAGGCGCCCTGGCGGTGGCTGCACGCCGGCGAAGCGCTCGGCAACCGCGCGCGGCGTCAGGCCGGCGTCGAGCAGGACCGCGGCCACGGCGAGGAGATTGGCGACGTTGTAGCGCCCGAGCAGCGGTGTCTCGACCAGCGCCCGTCCGCCTGGTGCACAAAGCCGGAAGCGCAGACCGGCGATCGTCTCCTCGACGTCCTCGGCGCTGATCGTTCCCTGGCGGTCGCTGCAGCGACCCTCCTGCGTGTAGCCAACGACCTTGCTGGCGGTCGTCATGCCGATCAGCTCACGTCCGAAGGGGTCGTCTACATTGCAGACGGCGAAGCGCAGACGGGGCCAGGTGAACAGTTTCGCCTTGGCGGCCGCATAGGCCGCCATGCTGCAGTGATAGTCGAGATGATCGCGGGTGAAGTTGGTGAATACCGCCGCGTCGACCCGTACGCCATCGAGCCGCCCTTCGGCCATGCCGATCGAACTCGCCTCGAGCGCGCACGCCTGCGCCCCGGCATTGGCGTAGTCGGCGAGACAACGCGCCAGCGTCGTCGCCTCGGGGGTGGTGAAGCCGGTGTCGGCGAGCTTCCCCGGGCGGCCGGCGCCGAGGGTACCGATGATCGCACACGGACGGGGATGGGTGGCGCCGATCCACTGCGTGACGCTGGTCTTGCCGTTGGTGCCAGTGACGGCGATCAGCGACAGGTGCTCACTCGGCCGTCCGTGCACCGCATGCGCCAGCGGTCCGCGCAACGGGCGCAGGTTGCTGACCGGCAGATTGGCGACCCGCCAGTCGGCACGCCAGGCGAACGCAGTCCCTCGATCGTCAGCCGCCTCCCAGAGGACCGCCCCGGCGCCGCGGGCGATGGCATCGCCGATGAAGCGTCGGCCATCGACCCGATCGCCGACGCAGGCGAGGAACAGGTCGCCCGGCCTGAGCTGGCGGCTGTCGTCGGTCGCACCATGCGGGACGACGCCGAGCAGCGCCAGTCGTCGCAGGATGTCGGCGACCATCTCGACGGTCTGAAGGGTTGCCGGAGGGCTCACAGGCGTGCCTTCGGCAGCGGCGGTTTGGGAGTCTCGGCGACGACCAGTGGCGCATCGGGTGAGATCCCCAGTGTGCGCAGCGAACTGCCCATCACCGACGCAAAGACTGGAGCAGCGACCTCTCCGCCATAGTGCTTGCCGGCACTTGGCTCATCGATCATGAC
This genomic interval carries:
- the ftsW gene encoding putative lipid II flippase FtsW: MLRTLDQPRRLPSEIDLALLWSTLVLLVIGMVMVYSASMATAEAARQTGNQSSYFLIRHGVFLIMALVAAGMAFQVSMATWQRWSPWLFVIGFALLALVLIPGIGREVNGARRWLSLGVVNLQPSELMKLFAVLYAADYTARKMPYMHDLKKAFLPLASAMVAVGVLLLKEPDFGAFVVIISIAMAILFLGGMRARLFVILIVVLAVAFAALIIISPYRRDRIFGFMDPWADAFGRGYQLSHALIAFGRGELFGVGLGASVEKLFYLPEAHTDFLLAVIAEELGFVGVLVVILLFGLLIQRAFAIGRQAVALERYYSALVAQGVGVWLGVQSFINMGVNMGVLPTKGLTLPLMSFGGSGILANCVALAVLLRIDWENRQLMRGAKL
- the murD gene encoding UDP-N-acetylmuramoyl-L-alanine--D-glutamate ligase, whose translation is MELRGKPTLVVGLGESGLAMVRWLAREGARLRVADTRQAPPQVDLLRAMLPEAELFAGPLQRETLAGIELIALSPGVPVAEPLIAEAMARGVPVVSEIELFVRGLRRLSPQARLIAITGSNGKTTTTALTGALCRAAGRDTAVAGNIGPAALTALLAGVDRGRLPDTWVLELSSFQLETTYSLEADAATVLNVSEDHLDRYGGSMARYAASKARILLGRATAVLNRDDPLSLAALPPGRTAVTFGFGPPPGSTDYGVEEGWIVRGSERLIATTDLRLVGRHNVANAMAALALCEAIGIDPRQPLPALAAFSGLAHRLEWVAEIRGVGYYDDSKGTNVGATLAAVEGLGRPVAIILGGDGKGQDFSPLRPVIIRHARAVALIGRDAGAIAAILHGCQLPVRHCADMAEAVHWCASQAQAGDAVLLSPACASMDMYRDYAHRASVFVDAVRGIEREAA
- a CDS encoding phospho-N-acetylmuramoyl-pentapeptide-transferase, producing MLLWLSQWLAQDVRAFNVFGYITLRTVLAAMTALIISFIAGPRLIRWLAAKKIGQAVRNDGPQTHLMKSGTPTMGGALILIAIIITTLLWGDLGNRYVWVVLIVTVGFGGIGWYDDWQKVVHRNPRGLAARWKYFWQSALGLMVALYLGLTASGPAQLELIVPFFKTVAYPLGLIGFVVLSYLVVVGTSNAVNLTDGLDGLAIMPTVMIAAALAIFAYVAGNAVYARYLLLPYVPGAGELAIVLGAMAGAGLGFLWFNAYPAEVFMGDVGALALGAALGTVAIIVRQEIVLAIMGGVFVAETLSVAAQVLFYRMTGGRRIFRMAPLHHHFELGGWKETQVVVRFWIITIMLVLVGLSTLKLR
- the murF gene encoding UDP-N-acetylmuramoyl-tripeptide--D-alanyl-D-alanine ligase, giving the protein MMDLLAAARATAAAVVGDNCGFGGVSTDSRTIAPGELFVALRGQHFDGHHYVAAAQARGAAAAVVASDTVDRLRSTGLPLVVVAETRLSLGALAADWRSRFTLPMIAVTGSNGKTTTKEMIASILRAAYGDTVLSTQGNYNNDIGLPLTLLRLRADHRAAIIEMGMNHPGEIAYLSGIARPDVAVVTNAQRAHLAGMGSVEAIAREKGSIYSGLDENGVAVFCADDPWVDLWRQQSQGLRRMRFGFTQAADVSGRVALHGLENRLLLRCGGDEAEVVLSLPGRHNARNALAAAAAAVAAGIPLATVQAGLNSFRGLKGRLQLRQAMHGAQLLDDSYNANPDSVRAGIDVLAATVGRKILVLGDMGEIGEMSGQFHDEIGGYAKSQGIDRLLALGEASALAAHNFGAGGEHFTHVAQLIDVLRSELGPDSTVLVKGSRFMRMERVVEALCAPAGEDA
- a CDS encoding UDP-N-acetylmuramoyl-L-alanyl-D-glutamate--2,6-diaminopimelate ligase, whose protein sequence is MVADILRRLALLGVVPHGATDDSRQLRPGDLFLACVGDRVDGRRFIGDAIARGAGAVLWEAADDRGTAFAWRADWRVANLPVSNLRPLRGPLAHAVHGRPSEHLSLIAVTGTNGKTSVTQWIGATHPRPCAIIGTLGAGRPGKLADTGFTTPEATTLARCLADYANAGAQACALEASSIGMAEGRLDGVRVDAAVFTNFTRDHLDYHCSMAAYAAAKAKLFTWPRLRFAVCNVDDPFGRELIGMTTASKVVGYTQEGRCSDRQGTISAEDVEETIAGLRFRLCAPGGRALVETPLLGRYNVANLLAVAAVLLDAGLTPRAVAERFAGVQPPPGRLEKVGGDAQPLVVVDYAHTPDALENALRALRPVASARGAGLTAVFGCGGDRDPGKRPLMGEVASRCADRVVLTSDNPRSEDPQVILDQIQVAAPAAEIIADRGEAIRRTILSAHPAEVVLIAGKGHEPYQEIGGVRRPFSDAAQARAALLARQELRQ